The Candidatus Binataceae bacterium DNA segment CGCTCGGAGCGAGCGCGAGCGTCGCCTCGGCACGCTCGCGCTCGGCGGGCGGCGGCGTCTTATCCGCAGCTGTCGCCGCCGGCACAGTCGGCGGCGACAGCTGCAGCATGACGGCGTCGGACGCCCGCAGCAGCCCGCGCAGCGACTGCGCGGCCGCGAGCTCGCGGTTGGCCGCCGCAATCCGCGCGCGCTCGGACGCCACCTGGCTCTCGAGCCGAGCGATCCGCGAAAGCAGCGCGTCGGCATGACGGCGGATGCGGGCGGCGCGATGGTTGGCCTCGCCGGTGAACTTGAGCATCACGATCAGGCAGGCGAGCGCGAGCGAGATGGCCATCCCGGCGACCGCGCGCCAGAGCGCCGCCGCTTCGCGTTTGCGCCGCGGCGCTTTGGCGCCACCCGCGGGATCGAGATGCGCGGCCGCAGCGTCGATCGGCGCTCCCTTAGCCTCCTTCTGCATCATCCTCGCGCTGCATCATGCTCGCGCCAGAGCACCTTTATTATCCCGCCCTTTCCGGTAAAGATATACGGTCGTCCGATGCAAAAAATTCAAGACCTGCACGTAATTACGACCGAAGCCCTGGTCCCCCCGCGGCTGCTCAAGGAGCAGCTCGCGGCCGACTACCGTATCGCCGCCCACGTGGTCGAGGCGCGCCAGACCGTCCGCCGCATCATCCGCGGCGAGGATCCGCGCCTGATGTGCATCGTGGGGCCGTGCTCGATTCACGACCCGGCCGCCGCGATGGACTATGCGGAGCGCCTGGCGCGGCTCCGCGTCCAGCTTGCCGAGCGGCTGTTCGTCGTGATGCGAGTGTATTTCGAAAAGCCGCGCACGACCGTCGGCTGGAAGGGCATGATCAACGACCCGCATATGGACGACTCGTGCGACATGCGCGAAGGACTCCGCCGCGCGCGCCGCCTGCTGCTCGACATCAATGCGCTCGGGCTGCCGGCGGGAACCGAGATGCTCGACCCGATCACGCCGCAGTATATCGCGGACCTGGTTTCGTGGACGGCGATCGGCGCCCGCACCACCGAGTCGCAAACCCATCGCGAGATGGCGAGCGGGCTCTCGATGCCAGTCGGATTCAAGAACAGCACCGAGGGCAATCTGCAGGTCGCGGTGAACGCGATCGAATCGGCGCGCCGCCCGCACTCGTTCATCGGCATCACGCAGGACGGGATGACTGCGATCGTGCGTACGACCGGCAATCCCGACACGCACGTGGTGCTGCGCGGCGGACGCACGCCGAACTTCGACGCAGCAAGCATCGAAGAATGCTGCCGCATGCTGCGCAAGGCGGGACTCGAGCCGCGCGTGATGGTCGATTGCTCGCACGCGCAGACCAACAAAGACTATCGCAAGCAGCCCGAGGTGTTTGCCGCGCTCTGCGAGCAGGTGCGCGCGGGCAGCCGCGCGGTCCTGGGCGCGATGCTCGAAAGCTTCATCAACGCCGGCAATCAGCCGCCCGCGGCCGACCGCTCAAGGCTCAAGTATGGTGTCTCGATAACCGATCCCTGCATCGACTGGCCAACCACCGAGCGATGCCTGCTCGAAGCGGCCGCGGCGCTGACGCCCGCGGGCCGCGCGCACGCCGCAGCGTCCGACCACTAAAGCTGCGGCGGCGCGGCCGCGCACGCTCAGTGCCTGCGGACTCGATTCCCATGCGGCGCCGCGCGAAAACCTACGAATCGCAGGCGCGCATCCGGGGCGCGTGCGCGGCGCAAAGAATTCCGCGATCGGGAATAATCAGCATCGCGCCGGGCACAAAACGCGCGGCGGTTCCCTGCCGGTCCTGCACCCTGGCAAGGCCGGATTGAGTACGGCACGCGGGACTCGCGCGACAAATCCCGCTTTTAGGGATCGACCTTGACGCGGCGGCTCGTGGGCGGCTTGTTTATAGCGAAAAGCGGCCGCGCGTCGGAACGGCAAGCCAATCCCGTTCGACCCGCCAAGGCGCAGCATCTGAGCAGCATGCGAACGTGAACCCCACATCGGAGCGCCAAACAGTATGGGGCCGCGTCGCGCGCCATCCGTATCGCGCGGCGCTGCTCATCTACCTGGGCCTCTCGGCGGCGCTCTTCCTGCGTCCCGCCCTGCCTCACTTCACCACGATCTATCTCGGACGCGGAATCGATCAGTCCTTTTTCATCTGGTGCCTGGTATGGTGGCCGTTCGCGATCGCGCATCATCTGAATCCGTTCATCACCAGGCTTATCTTCGCGCCCGCCGGCTTCAACCTGACCTGGTCGACGTCGATTCCGCTGCTGAGCCTGATCGCGTTCCCCCTGACCGCGACCGTGGGGCCGATTACGGCGTTCAACCTGCTCTGCGTCGCCTGTCCTGCGCTTTCGGCGTGGACCGCGTTCGTGCTTTGCCACAGTCTTACGCGGCGCTTCGGCCCGTCGCTGTTGGGTGGCTACATCTTCGGCTTCTCCTCGTACATGCTGGCGCAGGCCTACGGCGGGCATCTCAATCTGCTCGCGGCGTTTCTTCTCCCGCTTGCCGTGTACCTGGTGCTGGCGCGCCTTCGCGGGAATATCGGGGAGCGGCGCTTCACGCTCGGACTGCTGATGCTGGCGACGGCGCAGTTTCTGATCGCGGCCGAGGTCGTTGCCACGATGGCGTTGTTCGGCGCGCTTGCGCTGGCGGCGGCCTGGATGCTGGGCGACGCCGATCTCCGCCGGCGCATCGTGGGGCTGGCCGCGCCGATTTTCTTCGCCGGCCTGGGCATGACGATCCTGATGAGCCCATACCTCTGGTACATGTTCGCCGGCTTTCGTGCGCTCCCGATCTATTCGACGAGTTGGCATTCGACCGACCTCCTAAATTTCGTGATCCCCACCCCGACGGTCGCTCTCGGAGGCGCCGTGGGGCCGTTTCGCCGGGTCTCGGGCGATTTCACAAGCAACATTTCGGAGCAGGCCGGTTATGTCGGCGTGCCCCTGCTGGCGCTGGCACTCTGGTTTGTGCTCGAACGATGGCGCACCTTCGAAGCGAGGCTGTTCGGCGCGACCATAGCGATTGTCGCGGCGGCGGCGATGGGGCCGCGACTGCACGTGGCGGGCAACAGCTACTTCAAGCTCCCGTGGTCGCTGCTGCATCGCGCCCCGTTTATCGACCAGGCGCTGCCGCTGCGCTTCAACGTTTACCTGTTTCTGACCTTTGCCCTGCTCGCCGCCGTATGGCTGTCGGCGCCGCGGCACAGCCTTACCACGCGCGCGATCGCCGGCACGCTGGTGTTCGTATCGCTTTTTCCGAATCCGTCTGCCCGGGTCTGGGCCGAGAACGGCAGCGTCGCGCCGGCCCCATCTTTTTTTACCACCGGGATGTACCGCCGCTATCTTGCGCCGGGCGAGATCGTGGCGACGCTGCCGTACGCATGGGGCGAAGCCGACGCTTGCATGATGTGGCAAGCGCTGAGCGGGATGTATTTTCGGCTCGCCGGCGGATACCCGGCGCTGAGTCCGACTTCCTATCAACGATGGCCGATCGTCCGTTCCGCCAATCAACTCGCGACGATTCCGGACCCGGCCGCTCAATGGAAAGCCTTCGCCGCGAGCCACGAAGTGACCGCGGTGCTGATGGGCAACAACTCGATGCCGGCCGCCTTCCCGTCGGTCGAGCCGATCATTGCGGCGCTGGGCGAGCCGGCGCTCACGGCGGGCGGAGTCACGCTCTATCGCGTGCCGTCGGCGATGCTCGCGCCCTATCGCGGAGTTGACTGGCTGCGGATGGAAACGCTCGTGGATACGCAGCGGTTCGGCGCCTTGCTGATCGCCGCCCAGTGCTATATCGCGTCGGGTGCAGATCCTGCGCGTCTCGCTCCGGCAAGCGCGACCAGGCTGGGATACCTGCCGGCCGCGTGGCTGCCGCTCAGAAATCGGACGACTGACTATCGACTGTATATGCGCACCGAGTCCGACGGATTGGTCACGGTCGGCCTCTTGGGAAGCAGGGGCGCTCTGCGCCCGCTTATCGATCGCTATGGCACATATGCACGGCGCGTCTCGTTCGCCGGAGGTGCACGGCTCGATGAGAGCGAGCCAGCGCGGGCCGCCGATACATATTACTATCCGCTGCTGATGTCGTTCGATCGAACGGGACTCGAGCGTGCTGCCGTATTGGCGCTCTCGGAGCGGCCAAGACTCGATCTCGAATCCGAACTACCTCAATCGAGAGCAATCCATACCGCGCATTGACGCGAATGGTTTGGCTGCGACGATCTGAATAGCGAAATGGGCTGAATCCGTAGCAATACCGTGGCAGCGGCGAGCACCGATTGTTAGTATCTAATTCGGTCGCTCGGATATCGCTATCGGCGGTCAGATGCCTGACGCAAAACGCGCTCCCCGCCTCTTTGATCGTAAGGCGGCGGGTGCATTTCTCGCCTGCCTGACACTGTCAGCGCTCGTTTTCGGACGCATCGTGCTTGCGCACCCGGTGAGTGTCTACGTCGGCCGCGGACCCGATCCGCAACTGTATATCTGGTTCATGGCCTGGTGGGCGCATGCGATCTCGCACTCAGTCAATCCATTCCTGACCAAAGTCATCTGGGCGCCCTCGGGCGTCAATCTCGCCTGGACCGCGAACATGCCGCTTGCTGCATGGGCGGTTTATCCCGTGACGCGGGCCTTCGGGCCGATCGTCTCGTACAACCTGGTCTGCCTGCTGTCGCCGGCGCTCGCGGGATGGAGCGCCTTCATCCTTTGCCGCTACGCCGCCGGCTGCTATTGGCCGGCGCTTTTCGGCGGATTGTTCTTTGCGTTCTCGCCGTACGTGTTGAGCCGGATGCTGGGCAACGTGGATCTGACGTTGATGTGGCCGATACCGCTATGCGCATACGCGGCCCTGCGGCGAATCGACGGGAGCCTTGGCGCGCGCGGCTTCGTTACCGCGCTCGCGATTCTCATCGCCGCGCAATTCCTGCTGTTCGCGGAGATCGTCGCGAGCGCGACGCTGTTCGGGGCGCTCGCGCTTGTCCTGGCGGCCCCGGCGATGGGTCCCCCGGAGCGCCGCCGCCTCTTCTCGGCGGCAGCGCTTGCCGCTGTCGCATATGTGGCGGCGGCGATTCTCGTGGCGCCCTACCTCTACTACATGTTCATCCATCCGACTGCGCCGGAACAGATTTTTTCGCCCTGGCACTTCGCGATTGACCTTGCGAATCTGATGGTCCCGACCGGCGTCAACCAGCTCGGCCTTGCACCTTTCCTCGCGCCGATCGCATCCCGCTTCCGCGCCGAGCTTTCCGAGAGCGGCGCGTACCTGGCACTGCCGATAATCGCGATCGCGGTTCTCTATGCGCGCGAACGATGGAACGCGCCCAACGGCAGACTCCTTGTGCATCTGTTGATCGTAATCTGCGTGCTCGCGATGGGACCGCGGCTTGAAATCGGGGGCCGAATCGTCGTGGGACTCCCCGGCTCCGCGCTTACGCGCCTGCCGCTGCTGGACAAGGCCTTGCCCGCACGCTTCATGCTCTATGCCTACCTGGTGCTCGCCGTGATGGCCGCGATATGGCTCGCCGGCGCGAACCCGCGAACAACTGCGCGCTGGATTCTTGCCCTCGTAGCCGTGCCCTTCATGCTGCCCAATCTCTGCGCGGCCTACTGGTCGACCCCGGCCGCGATTCCCGCCTTCTTTGGCGAGGGCCTCTATCGGCAGTACCTCGCACCGGGCGAGACCGTGGTTGTGCTGCCGTACGGAATTCTCGGCGAAGGGATGCTGTGGGAGGCCGCCACAAACATCTACTTCAGGATGGCCGAAGGTTATGTGACCTTTACGCCGCCAGTGCCGCCGGAGCAGAGCCGCTGGCCGATTATCGAAAGCCTCTACGAGCTGAGGGGTGTGCCTGCGGCCGGCGATCAGTTTAAGGCGTACTTGGCCGGCCACGACGTCGGCGCCGTCATCGTCGGCCCACGCCGGCACTACCGCGTCGGCTCGATCGACGGGCGCCCGACCGCCGCGACCTGGACGCGGGCGCCAACGCTCGCGCCCGAGCGCGACGCTACTGCCGCGATGCTCGGTTCCCTGGGTGTGCCGGCGATCGCAGCCGGGGACGTCACGATCTATCGCCTGACGCCGCGGGCACTCGCGCAAAGCCGCGCGGATACGGCGCTCGCGATGGAACAGCGCGCCCAACAGACCCGATTCGAAGCGATGGTGCTCGGTGCCGAGCGTTACCTCGATGGCGGCGGGAACCTTGCCTCGCTAAGCGTCGAGCGCGCGCAGCAACTCGGACTCTTCCCGCTCGGATGGTTCGGCGGCACGCTCGCCGGCTCCCGCGACACCAACCCGATCTTTCATTCCACGTTATTGCTGGGTCCGGCCGGCGCGGGGGGAATCGAGGTAGGGTTGGCGGACTCGTACCAGGCGCTCGAACCGATTATTCGGCGCTACGGTCCCCTCTCTGCTCGAATCTATTTTCCGTATCCCGCGCCGATGACGGCGGGTTCAACGCCGCGTGGGTCTGCTACGCTGGTGATGATTTTCGATCGCACGGGCCTCGCGCGCACGGCCGCGGCCGCCTCGGTATCGCGGACGCCGTGACCTGGACTATTCGAGGGTCGCTCACTGCGCGCCGGCTTCCTTCTTGCGTCGAGCAGCGCGGCGGCCTCGGCCAGGCGCAAGGCTTGATCGACCGGGCGTACGCCGATTGGCGTTGGTACTTCCAGATAAATGTTGCCGCGAGTATCCGCCTTCGCTATCTTGCGTCCTCAGCGCTCTCCAAATTGCGCATGATTCCTTACCCACGGCAGAATCGATAAAAGTGAGCGGCGCTTCGTGACGAACGACCAGCCATCAGCCGATCTGCAACTGACGCCGCGCCTGCTGGAGGGTCTGGTTACCAACGGCCCGACCGACCCGATCGCCTACTACCGACGTCCGTTTGTCGGATGGTTTTTTCGCCAACGGATCAACCTTGGGCTGCGAATGATCGCGGATCGCAGTTATCCGAAGGCGCTCGAGGTCGGCTATGGCGCCGGCGCAGTGCTGCTGGCGATCGCGTCCAGGGTCGATGAATTGCACGGCATCGATCTCGACGCTGACCCTGCCCCCGTCCAGGCCTGGCTCGCGAAGCACGGGCGCGGCGCGAGGCTCCTTAAGTGCAGTGTTTACGAACTGCCGTACGAAACCGCCGAGTTCGATCTCGTGGCCTGCTTCTCGGTCTTCGAGCATCTGCATCAGTACGAACAGGGACTGCGGGAGGTCGCGCGCGTGCTCAAGCCGGGCGGGCGCTTCCTTCTCGGCATGCCGGCGGTGAATACGATGATGGAGCTGGGCTTTCGCGCGATCGGCTTCAAAGGCATCGACGACCGTCATGTCACCCCGCCGCGAGCCGTGGCGAGCGCGTTCGAGCGCAACGGCTTGCGGGTCGCCCGGGAGGCGCGCCTGAACCTGCTTCCGGGCCTGCCGCTCTACTACAACTGGCTCCTCGAGAAAGCCGCCCGGTGAGCGCGCTGACCTGATTCGACTATTCCATCTGATGGCAGCGATGGAAGAAACGATTCACCGGCCGCCCTACGCGTTCGACCTTCGAGGAATCTTCGCATTCGCTATCTACCTGGCGCTGGCGGCGATGTTCTTCGCTAGGGGCCTTGACGGTCGCTTCTCCACCGCATACGTCGGCAAGGGCGTCGATCCACCGCAGTTGATGTGGCTGATGGCATGGTGGCCGCACGCCATCGCCCACGGACTCAATCCGTTGTTTACCGACGCGATCTGGGCACCGCGCGGACTCAACCTCGCGTGGGCCACTACGATGCCGCTCCTGAGCCTGGTAGCGGCCGTACCGGTTGCCTTCCTGGGGCCCGTCGCGATTTACAACCTTTGCTGCCTGCTCGCGCTCGCGCTCGCTGCCTGGAGCGCGTTCGTGCTGTGCCGCTATCTGACCAGCGCCTATTGCGCGTCGCTGGCCGGCGGCTACGTCTTTGGCTTTTGCGCCTACACGCTCGGTCAGACTCTCGCGCATCTCAATCTGCTCCTTGTGTTTCCGATTCCGCTCTTCTGGCTCCTGATGATTCGCGGCTTTCGGGTGGATATCGCGTGGCGTCCGCTCCTCGCCGGACTGACGCTCGTGCTGGCCGCGCTGTTTTTGATGTTCATCGAGTTGTTCGCCACGATGACGTTGTTTGCGGGCATCGCTTTCATCGTCGTGCTGGGGATGGGGACGCGCGCGGAGAAGACGCGCGCCGTCAATCTTCTCCCAACCGTCGCGCTCGCCTATGCGATCGCGCTCGGGGCGCTGAGCCCGTTCTTCTATTACATGGTCGCGCTGGGCTACGACCCCGGCGCGACCCATCCGGCGCTGCTGTACTCGACCGACCTGTTGAACCTCGCGATCCCGACCTCGACGATGGAGCTTGGACGCGCGGCGCCGTTCCGCGCCATCACGGAACGCTTCCTCGGCTTTATCTTCGAGGACGGCGGCTATATCGGTGTTCCGCTGATGCTGATCTCGGTAGCGTTCGCTCGTCGGAACTGGACTGAGGGTTGGGCGCGCGCGCTGGTGACCGTGCTGATTGTCGCGGTCATCCTCTCGCTCGGACCCTTCCTCGTGGTCGGCGGGCGGCCGATCATTCCGCTGCCCGGACTGCTTCTTGGCGCCATGCCGCTCATCGGCAAGGCGTTGCCCGTGCGCCTGATGCTGTATGCCTTTCTCGCGCTCGCCGTTATTACGGCACTATGGCTTGGCGACAGCGCTTTTCCGCGATGGGTCCGCGTGGCGGCAGCGCTAGCGGTAATCGTTTCGATCGCACCGAATCTTTCCGCGAGCTTCTGGACTTCCGCGCTCTACGTACCGCCCTTCTTCTCCGACGGGCTCTATGCGAAATATCTCTCGCCCGGCGAGACCGTGGTCGTCCTGCCGTACGGAATCAACGGCAACAGCATGGCGTGGCAACTGCAGAGCGGATGGTATTTCAAGATGGCAGGCGGCTATGCGGGCAATCCGCCGGTTGAGTTTCGCCAGTGGCCGATAGTGCGCGCCTTCTATCGCGTCGGTACGGTTGCGCTTCCCGATGCCGGCGATCAGCTGAAGGCCTTCCTCGCGACGCATCGCGCGACCGCCGTCCTGGTCGACGATCGCGAAGCCGATATCTGGCGTCCGCTGATGGCGACCTTGAATACGGCGCCAGTCGAGGCCGGCGCAATGACCATATATCGCGCGGTGCCGGCTGAGCTCGCTCCCTGGCGGAGCGCGAGCGCGCTCGAGATGGAGACGCGGCTCGACAAGGCACGCTTCGCAGCGCTCGTGCTCGCGGCAGAGCGATACCTGCACGCCGGCCGTCCGGCGGACGGACTGACTCCCGCCGCAGTCAGCGCGCTCGGGTTGATGCCGGCCGGATGGATCGTAATACCGGAAAAGGTAGAGCCGCCATGGAACGACGGCGGGCTCAACCTGCCGCGCCATCCGAGCGATACCCATCAACTCGACGATCTGTGGCTTCGCGTGGACGAACAGGGCCGGATCGAGGCCGGCGTAAACGGCTGGTACCCGTCGCTGCGTGCGGTGCTCAGCGACTATCGCGCCGATGCGGTCGGCTTCTTGCCGCGCGACCTGGATCGGCCGGCGCCCGCTGCCGAGGCTGATCTTCGAGGACGGCTCGTCGTGGTCTTCAGCCGCGAGGGGCTCGAGCGTGCCGCGGCGCGGGTGCGCAGCGAGGGTAACAACGCTTCAGCGGCGCCCAACGGCAAAGACGGCGTATCACGATGAGCGAGCGCGAAGGGGCGAGGGCCGCATCAGCCGACGCACCGGGATGGCGCTGCGGAACAGCGGCGCTGCTAGCTTACCTGGGACTCTCGCTACTGCTGTTCGGCCGCGCCCTCGGCGGCAGCCTGTCTTCGTTTTATGTCGGCAACGGCCCCGACCCGCCGCAATCGATCTGGTTCCTGGCCTGGTGGGCCCACGCGCTGACGGCGCGCATCGATCCCTTGTTCACGCACGCCCTGTGGGCGCCTGCGGGCTTCAACCTCGCATGGACGACCAATATCCCGCTCGCGGCGCTGCTGATGCTGCCGGTGACGCGCACGCTGGGGGCGGTCGCCGCCTACAACATTCT contains these protein-coding regions:
- a CDS encoding 3-deoxy-7-phosphoheptulonate synthase, producing MQKIQDLHVITTEALVPPRLLKEQLAADYRIAAHVVEARQTVRRIIRGEDPRLMCIVGPCSIHDPAAAMDYAERLARLRVQLAERLFVVMRVYFEKPRTTVGWKGMINDPHMDDSCDMREGLRRARRLLLDINALGLPAGTEMLDPITPQYIADLVSWTAIGARTTESQTHREMASGLSMPVGFKNSTEGNLQVAVNAIESARRPHSFIGITQDGMTAIVRTTGNPDTHVVLRGGRTPNFDAASIEECCRMLRKAGLEPRVMVDCSHAQTNKDYRKQPEVFAALCEQVRAGSRAVLGAMLESFINAGNQPPAADRSRLKYGVSITDPCIDWPTTERCLLEAAAALTPAGRAHAAASDH
- a CDS encoding class I SAM-dependent methyltransferase; the protein is MTNDQPSADLQLTPRLLEGLVTNGPTDPIAYYRRPFVGWFFRQRINLGLRMIADRSYPKALEVGYGAGAVLLAIASRVDELHGIDLDADPAPVQAWLAKHGRGARLLKCSVYELPYETAEFDLVACFSVFEHLHQYEQGLREVARVLKPGGRFLLGMPAVNTMMELGFRAIGFKGIDDRHVTPPRAVASAFERNGLRVAREARLNLLPGLPLYYNWLLEKAAR